The Osmerus eperlanus chromosome 25, fOsmEpe2.1, whole genome shotgun sequence genome contains a region encoding:
- the npffr2a gene encoding neuropeptide FF receptor 2a: protein MNDGLETNITFVYDNRTFTDTFKEHLIPKSNITYVGFYLHQPSIAAIFIVSYLLIFLVCMVGNGVVCFLVLRSKNMRTVTNLFILNLAVSDLLVGIFCMPTTLLDNIITGWPFGSLVCKMSGMVQGISVSASVFTLVAIAVDRFRCIVYPFKQKLALSTATVIIVIIWVLAVSIMCPSGVMLQVTKEQTVRILLGDGNQTRPFYWCRENWPSQEMRKIYTTVLFANIYLAPLSLIVIMYARIGITLFKTAVPTVGKPGHDNRNMVSKKKLRVIKMLLIVALLFIVSWLPLWTLMMLSDYARLTEHQHRVINIYIYPFAHWLAFFNSSVNPIIYGFFNENFRRGFQAVFKFSLGTAEGHGRQTYSHGALENSVLPASPQASTKPLSINTVDDNGRVIEQDVVMDDLKRVSRSSDSVTVFSI, encoded by the exons ATGAATGACGGACTTGAGACAAACATCACTTTTGTATATGACAACAGGACTTTTACAGACACCTTCAAGGAACACCTCATACCCAAGAGCAACATAACCTATGTGGGATTTTACCTTCACCAGCCATCCATAGCAGCCATATTTATAGTGTCCTACCTTCTAATCTTCCTGGTGTGCATGGTTGGAAATGGAGTTGTGTGTTTTCTTGTGCTGCGGAGCAAAAACATGCGGACTGTCACCAACCTGTTCATTCTCAACCTGGCAGTCAGTGACCTTCTAGTTGGGATCTTCTGTATGCCTACCACACTTCTTGATAACATAATTACAG GATGGCCATTTGGAAGTTTGGTGTGCAAGATGAGTGGCATGGTTCAAGGAATCTCGGTTTCCGCATCGGTCTTCACTCTTGTTGCCATTGCTGTTGACAG ATTCCGATGCATCGTCTACCCTTTCAAGCAAAAACTTGCTCTGTCAACAGCCACAGTGATCATAGTGATCATCTGGGTCCTGGCTGTGTCCATCATGTGTCCCTCTGGGGTCATGCTACAAGTGACAAAGGAGCAAACCGTCCGTATCCTACTGGGAGACGGCAACCAAACACGCCCTTTTTACTGGTGCAGAGAAAACTGGCCAAGCCAAGAAATGCGTAAGATTTACACCACAGTTCTGTTTGCCAACATCTACCTTGCGCCTTTATCCCTCATTGTGATCATGTACGCCCGTATCGGCATTACTCTGTTTAAAACTGCGGTTCCAACGGTTGGCAAGCCTGGCCACGATAACCGCAATATGGTGTCAAAGAAAAAACTGAGGGTCATTAAGATGCTTTTGATCGTAGCATTACTGTTCATCGTGTCCTGGCTCCCCTTGTGGACACTGATGATGCTGAGTGACTATGCCAGACTCACCGAGCATCAGCACCGAGtcataaacatttacatttaccccTTTGCACACTGGCTGGCTTTCTTCAACAGTAGCGTGAACCCGATTATTTACGGGTTCTTCAATGAGAATTTCCGCCGGGGGTTCCAGGCGGTCTTCAAGTTCAGCTTGGGCACGGCCGAGGGGCACGGCCGACAGACCTACTCACACGGAGCGCTGGAAAACTCTGTGCTGCCCGCCAGCCCCCAGGCCAGCACAAAGCCTTTGTCCATCAACACTGTGGACGACAATGGACGGGTCATTGAGCAAGATGTAGTCATGGATGATCTGAAAAGGGTCTCTCGAAGCAGTGATAGTGTGACTGTGTTCTCTATTTGA